GAGCGCAGTCGCACGTGTCTTCATCAAGGCTGGCAAGGGCGACATCATCGTCAACGGCAAGCCCATCGCTGACTACTTCTCGCGCGAAACGTCGCTGATGATCGTGCGTCAACCGCTGGAACTCACGAACCACGGCCAGACGTTCGACATCAAGGTGAACGTGAACGGCGGCGGCGAAACGGGTCAGGCAGGCGCAGTGCGCCACGGCATCACCCGCGCGCTGATCGACTACGATGCGACGCTGAAGCCGTCGCTGTCGAACGCAGGCTTCGTCACGCGCGATGCACGTGAAGTCGAGCGTAAGAAGGTTGGTCTGCGCAAGGCACGTCGCGCAAAGCAGTTCTCGAAGCGTTAATTCCGCTTCATGGCCGCGCCGCTTTCGGGCGGCGTCCGCCGGAAAA
The sequence above is a segment of the Burkholderia diffusa genome. Coding sequences within it:
- the rpsI gene encoding 30S ribosomal protein S9, coding for MIGNWNYGTGRRKSAVARVFIKAGKGDIIVNGKPIADYFSRETSLMIVRQPLELTNHGQTFDIKVNVNGGGETGQAGAVRHGITRALIDYDATLKPSLSNAGFVTRDAREVERKKVGLRKARRAKQFSKR